The following proteins are encoded in a genomic region of Nicotiana sylvestris chromosome 4, ASM39365v2, whole genome shotgun sequence:
- the LOC138889412 gene encoding uncharacterized mitochondrial protein AtMg00810-like, which produces MSQRNYALELISKSGLGGAKPAGTPLELNHKLNSEEYDKVVASVGSSKATNATLKDPGIYQRLVGRLLYLTMTRPDLAFVVQVLSQYMHNPKVSHMEAALRVVKYIKGAPRLWLFMPAHNANQLSTYYDFD; this is translated from the coding sequence ATGTCTCAAAGAAATTATGCTTTGGAACTCATCTCTAAGTCAGGGCTAGGGGGAGCTAAGCCTGCAGGAACACCCCTTGAGCTGAATCATAAGCTAAATTCTGAGGAGTATGACAAGGTTGTAGCAAGTGTAGGAAGCTCAAAAGCTACAAATGCAACACTCAAGGATCCAGGCATTTATCAAAGGCTTGTAGGGAGACTACTTTACCTGACTATGACTAGACCAGACCTAGCTTTTGTGGTTCAAGTCTTGAGTCAGTACATGCACAATCCCAAGGTGTCTCACATGGAAGCAGCCTTGAGAGTGGTAAAGTACATTAAAGGGGCTCCTAGGCTATGGCTCTTTATGCCAGCACATAATGCTAATCAGTTGTCTACATACTATGACTTTGACTAG
- the LOC138889413 gene encoding uncharacterized protein: MAIDMNVQELLVIGDSDMLIYLVQEESETKNSKILPCMHHIQELRKRFTKTEFQHVPRVQNEFANALATLSSMIQHPNTNFIDPIQEYLTTGEYPELANATQKRTLHRLSNNFFRSGGILYMRTPDLGLLSLQASDEWSCGGSQQEYQEDTNEDGRKEQTMA, encoded by the exons atggccattgacatgaacgttcaagagttgctagtgatcggggattcagacatGCTCATATATCTGGTTCAAGAAGAGTCGGAAAcgaagaactctaagatacttccctgcatgcatcacatacaggagttgaggaaaaggttcacaaagacagaatttcagcacgtccccagagtccagaacgagtttgctaaTGCATTAGccactttatcgtccatgatccagcatccaaatacaaatttcattgatcccatccaa gagtacttgacaacgggggaatatccagaacttgccaacgctactcagaagcgtacACTTCATAGgttatccaacaacttctttcgcagtggaggaatcctgtatatgaggactcccgatttgggtttactaag cctacaggcctcagatgaatggagttgtggagGCAGCCagcaagaatatcaagaagatactaatgaagatggtcgaaaggaacaaacaatggcatga